A stretch of Myceligenerans xiligouense DNA encodes these proteins:
- a CDS encoding serine/threonine-protein kinase, which produces MIRVGDGAATSSSARLSATALGSAIATTSRDAHLHSTSSQWLREKRLGAGLTIVPTPEIQDPLASVMKNPQLAEERRFCSACGEPVGRARDGAPGRTKGFCSACGTPFDFAPSLTPGELVGGQYEVVGCIAHGGLGWIYLARDRNVADRWVVLKGLLNADSTEAYDVAVAEREFLAEVEHPLIVEIYNFARHAGAGYTVMEYVGGRSLKDLRAERRTPFPPDHAIAYLLEIMPAFTYVHDRGLLYCDFKPDNVVVQGDTVKLIDLGGVRRMSDMTTPVYGTRGYQAAEVQQAGPSVASDIYTIGRTLATLVLDFAGSTGVHEHTLPPVDETPLFARHDSLHRWLVKACHPSPDDRFLTVEEARVQLLGVLREVVALERTGSGGATTSAASPLFGVPPADGSGGPLSWDELPALAADPTDPMTSWVAGVNLTDPAARMDQLALAPRRTVEVLLAEARAALQIGDLARVHDTVSQILALDPWDWRAAWMEGLAGLAGGDAAAAAASFNAVYGQVPGELAPKLALACACEQSGELGVAHEMYAVCARTDANYTGAAAFGLARVRLARNDLDGALDGLDFVVPTRGSYGDARLARARLLIGSGRGLPALAQAAEVIDDAPVPARMRTQVVVEALQRALDHVLVHGPEPDLRVAGAEATEPSMRDALEAGLRRLAQLTESRRARVTLVDRANSVRRWTLR; this is translated from the coding sequence ATGATCCGGGTGGGCGACGGCGCGGCCACGAGCAGCTCGGCCCGGCTGAGCGCGACCGCCCTCGGCTCGGCCATCGCCACCACGTCGCGCGACGCCCACCTGCACAGCACGTCGTCGCAGTGGTTGCGCGAGAAACGCCTCGGCGCCGGGCTGACGATCGTGCCCACGCCCGAGATCCAGGACCCGCTCGCGTCGGTGATGAAGAACCCGCAGCTCGCCGAGGAGAGGCGGTTCTGCTCCGCGTGCGGCGAACCGGTCGGCCGGGCCCGGGACGGCGCCCCGGGACGGACCAAGGGATTCTGCTCCGCGTGCGGCACCCCGTTCGACTTCGCGCCGTCGCTGACGCCCGGCGAACTCGTCGGCGGGCAGTACGAGGTGGTGGGCTGCATCGCGCACGGCGGCCTCGGCTGGATCTACCTGGCCCGGGACCGCAACGTCGCCGACCGCTGGGTGGTGCTCAAGGGGCTGCTGAACGCCGACAGCACGGAGGCGTACGACGTCGCCGTCGCCGAGCGCGAGTTCCTCGCCGAGGTCGAGCACCCGCTCATCGTCGAGATCTACAACTTCGCGCGGCACGCCGGCGCCGGCTACACGGTGATGGAGTACGTGGGCGGGCGCTCGCTCAAGGACCTCCGGGCGGAACGGCGCACGCCCTTTCCGCCGGACCACGCCATCGCCTACCTCCTGGAGATCATGCCGGCGTTCACCTACGTCCACGATCGCGGCCTGCTCTACTGCGACTTCAAGCCGGACAACGTGGTGGTCCAGGGCGACACCGTCAAGCTCATCGACCTCGGCGGGGTGCGCCGCATGTCGGACATGACGACGCCGGTCTACGGCACACGCGGCTACCAGGCGGCCGAGGTGCAGCAGGCGGGCCCGTCCGTCGCGTCCGACATCTACACGATCGGGCGCACGCTCGCGACGCTCGTCCTCGACTTCGCCGGCAGCACCGGGGTCCACGAGCACACCCTCCCTCCCGTGGACGAGACCCCTCTGTTCGCCCGGCACGACTCGCTGCACCGGTGGCTCGTCAAGGCGTGCCACCCCTCGCCGGACGACCGCTTCCTCACCGTCGAGGAGGCCCGCGTGCAGCTCCTCGGGGTGCTGCGGGAGGTGGTCGCGCTGGAGCGGACCGGGAGCGGAGGGGCGACGACGTCCGCCGCGTCCCCCCTGTTCGGCGTCCCGCCCGCCGACGGCTCGGGCGGCCCCCTGAGCTGGGACGAGCTGCCCGCACTCGCCGCCGACCCCACCGACCCGATGACTTCCTGGGTCGCGGGCGTGAACCTCACCGACCCCGCCGCGCGCATGGACCAGCTCGCACTGGCCCCGCGGCGGACCGTCGAGGTGCTGCTCGCCGAGGCGCGCGCCGCCCTGCAGATCGGCGACCTGGCGCGGGTGCACGATACCGTGAGCCAGATCCTGGCCCTCGACCCCTGGGACTGGCGCGCCGCCTGGATGGAGGGCCTCGCCGGACTCGCCGGGGGCGACGCCGCGGCCGCCGCCGCGTCGTTCAACGCCGTGTACGGGCAGGTCCCGGGCGAACTCGCGCCGAAGCTGGCGCTCGCGTGCGCCTGCGAGCAGTCGGGCGAGCTGGGGGTGGCTCACGAGATGTACGCCGTCTGCGCCCGCACCGACGCCAACTACACGGGCGCGGCCGCGTTCGGGCTGGCCCGGGTGCGCCTCGCGCGGAACGATCTCGACGGCGCACTCGACGGGCTCGACTTCGTGGTGCCCACCCGGGGCTCGTACGGCGACGCCCGCCTCGCCCGAGCCCGCCTGCTCATCGGGTCCGGCCGCGGCCTGCCCGCCCTCGCGCAGGCCGCCGAGGTGATCGACGACGCTCCGGTGCCCGCCCGGATGCGCACCCAGGTGGTGGTCGAGGCCCTGCAGCGCGCGCTCGACCACGTACTGGTGCACGGGCCGGAGCCGGACCTCCGCGTGGCGGGCGCCGAGGCCACCGAGCCCAGCATGCGCGACGCGCTCGAAGCGGGCCTGCGCCGGCTCGCGCAGCTCACCGAGAGCCGCCGTGCACGTGTCACACTCGTCGACAGGGCCAACTCCGTGCGACGCTGGACGCTGCGATGA
- a CDS encoding PP2C family serine/threonine-protein phosphatase yields the protein MSTPDENTKSRCPRCGELSAPGARYCEQCGVELRGQPVEGAVTGTPPTEPIPAVSVVDPDPDSSVTPPPAPASERDHFTEKPADWVAGVCDRGVRHARNEDAMALAAEGPDSVNGTAALVVCDGVSSAPHSDVASLEAARVARDALVTFEPVGSLPMRGKTERRVAEWTQAMVNASREAGAAVVRVGDEIAREAAGSGRHSGPAIDPPACTFAAAVVDSGLVVAGWLGDSRVYWLPDGGAAEQLSVDDSWAQEMMAAGFSREEAEHSPQSHAITRWLGRNAPDHDAHCAAMLPEVPGWVLVCSDGLWNYCSEAEHVADLVHRLSGGTTDPSETAAALVLWANAAGGRDNITVALARVEPGPSGAEPEPSS from the coding sequence ATGAGCACTCCTGACGAGAACACCAAGTCACGCTGCCCGCGCTGCGGAGAGCTCTCCGCGCCGGGCGCCCGGTACTGCGAGCAGTGCGGCGTCGAACTGCGCGGACAACCGGTGGAGGGTGCCGTGACCGGCACGCCGCCCACGGAGCCGATCCCGGCCGTCTCCGTCGTCGACCCGGACCCGGACTCGTCGGTCACGCCTCCCCCGGCGCCCGCCTCCGAGCGCGACCACTTCACCGAGAAGCCGGCGGACTGGGTCGCCGGAGTCTGCGACCGCGGTGTCCGGCACGCACGCAACGAGGACGCGATGGCACTGGCCGCGGAGGGACCGGACTCGGTGAACGGTACGGCGGCGCTCGTGGTGTGCGACGGCGTGTCGAGCGCGCCGCACTCCGACGTCGCCTCGCTGGAGGCGGCACGCGTCGCGCGGGACGCCCTGGTCACCTTCGAACCCGTGGGCTCCCTGCCCATGCGGGGGAAGACCGAGCGGCGCGTCGCGGAGTGGACCCAGGCGATGGTGAACGCCTCCCGGGAGGCCGGGGCCGCCGTCGTCCGCGTCGGCGACGAGATCGCCCGCGAGGCGGCAGGCTCGGGCCGGCACAGCGGCCCCGCCATCGACCCGCCGGCCTGCACCTTCGCCGCCGCCGTGGTCGACTCGGGACTGGTCGTGGCGGGCTGGCTCGGCGACTCGCGCGTGTACTGGCTGCCCGACGGCGGCGCCGCGGAACAACTGTCCGTCGACGACTCGTGGGCCCAGGAGATGATGGCCGCGGGATTCTCGCGCGAGGAGGCCGAGCACTCACCGCAGTCGCACGCCATCACGCGCTGGCTGGGGCGGAATGCCCCGGACCACGACGCGCACTGCGCCGCCATGCTTCCCGAGGTCCCCGGCTGGGTGCTGGTCTGCTCGGACGGCCTGTGGAACTACTGCTCCGAGGCGGAGCACGTCGCCGACCTCGTGCACCGGCTGTCCGGTGGTACCACCGACCCGTCGGAGACCGCGGCCGCGCTCGTGCTCTGGGCGAACGCGGCGGGCGGGCGCGACAACATCACCGTGGCGCTGGCTCGGGTGGAGCCGGGGCCGTCCGGGGCGGAGCCGGAGCCGTCCTCCTGA
- a CDS encoding MFS transporter — protein sequence MSRPAPGQRAADPARVPAAPGPAYHLRTPTFRWLTAGWALTNFADSALTLILAIWVADLTGNAAAGGLTFAMLGLPALASPFLGVLADRVSRRKLLVVAYACGAACLIPLFWVHDAGTAWVVYPVTVLYALVAYVTAAGQSGLLKDLLPDEALGHANARLAMIDQVFRVAMPFAGAGAYALAGPYVLVAATIAAFVGAAVVFACLRFAESVVPPERRITVREVAGGFRQLYAGAPLRPLTNVMLVAFAFIGLVNGVVFAILEDVGIPNAWLPPLLVLQGVGGLAAGALTPRLMARWGRGRVVAVGLLLAGAGLAPLLLAMVPLVVVAQLALGFGTTSAVVAYVTERQVATPAGLQGRTAAASQLLLNFPQVLFTVAGSALLAVWDWRVIVAVNVGALLLAGLAGLRIRRTAPAPPRTAPAPPEPAPR from the coding sequence ATGTCCAGACCCGCCCCCGGGCAGCGTGCCGCCGACCCGGCCCGGGTGCCCGCCGCCCCCGGGCCCGCGTACCACCTGAGGACCCCGACGTTCCGCTGGCTCACGGCGGGCTGGGCGCTCACGAACTTCGCGGACTCGGCGCTAACGCTCATCCTGGCGATCTGGGTGGCCGACCTCACGGGGAACGCCGCCGCCGGCGGGCTGACGTTCGCGATGCTGGGGCTGCCGGCGCTCGCGTCGCCGTTCCTCGGTGTCCTCGCGGACCGGGTGTCGCGGCGGAAGCTGCTCGTGGTCGCGTACGCGTGCGGGGCGGCCTGCCTGATCCCGCTGTTCTGGGTGCACGACGCCGGGACCGCCTGGGTGGTCTACCCGGTCACGGTGCTGTACGCGCTGGTGGCGTACGTGACGGCCGCCGGGCAGTCCGGTCTCCTGAAGGACCTGCTGCCGGACGAGGCCCTCGGGCACGCGAACGCCCGGCTCGCGATGATCGACCAGGTCTTCCGGGTCGCCATGCCGTTCGCCGGGGCGGGAGCGTACGCGCTGGCCGGGCCGTACGTCCTCGTGGCGGCGACGATCGCGGCCTTCGTGGGCGCCGCCGTGGTGTTCGCCTGTCTGCGGTTCGCCGAGTCGGTGGTCCCGCCCGAGCGGCGGATCACGGTCCGTGAGGTGGCCGGCGGGTTCCGGCAGCTGTACGCCGGTGCTCCGCTGCGCCCGCTGACGAACGTCATGCTCGTCGCGTTCGCCTTCATCGGGCTGGTCAACGGCGTCGTGTTCGCGATCCTCGAGGACGTCGGCATCCCGAACGCGTGGCTGCCGCCGTTGCTGGTGCTGCAGGGAGTCGGTGGCCTCGCCGCGGGGGCGCTCACGCCCCGCCTCATGGCGCGGTGGGGCCGCGGGCGCGTGGTCGCGGTGGGCCTCCTGCTGGCGGGTGCGGGGCTCGCCCCCCTGCTGCTCGCGATGGTCCCCCTCGTGGTGGTGGCTCAGCTCGCGCTCGGGTTCGGGACGACGTCGGCCGTCGTCGCGTACGTCACCGAACGGCAGGTGGCGACGCCGGCGGGCCTGCAGGGCCGCACCGCGGCCGCCAGCCAGCTCCTGCTGAACTTTCCGCAGGTGCTGTTCACCGTGGCGGGCTCCGCGCTCCTGGCCGTGTGGGACTGGCGGGTGATCGTCGCGGTCAACGTGGGCGCCCTGCTGCTGGCAGGCCTCGCGGGGCTGCGGATCAGGAGGACGGCTCCGGCTCCGCCCCGGACGGCCCCGGCTCCACCCGAGCCAGCGCCACGGTGA
- the orn gene encoding oligoribonuclease, with translation MSTSPADRIVWIDCEMTGLDVRTDALVEVAAVVTDSELKPLGDGIDVLVKPPAEALAQMGDFVRAMHTRSGLLDALSGGLSLAEAESRVLEYIRDWVPAKGKAPLAGNSVGTDKMFLDAHMPQLANHLHYRIIDVSSVKELARRWYPRVYFASPDKDGGHRALADILESIDELRYYRETLFPAQPGPDSETSRAAATRVKETSVTKQVPSTN, from the coding sequence GTGAGCACCAGCCCCGCCGACCGGATCGTCTGGATCGACTGCGAGATGACCGGGCTCGACGTCCGCACCGACGCGCTCGTGGAGGTCGCCGCCGTCGTCACCGACTCCGAGCTGAAACCCCTGGGCGACGGGATCGACGTCCTCGTGAAGCCCCCCGCCGAAGCGCTCGCCCAGATGGGCGACTTCGTGCGTGCCATGCACACCAGGTCCGGTCTGCTCGACGCCCTGTCCGGCGGCCTCTCCCTCGCCGAGGCCGAGTCCCGGGTCCTGGAGTACATCCGCGACTGGGTGCCGGCCAAGGGCAAGGCCCCGCTCGCCGGCAACTCCGTGGGCACCGACAAGATGTTCCTCGACGCCCACATGCCGCAACTCGCGAACCATCTGCACTACCGGATCATCGACGTCTCCTCCGTCAAGGAGCTGGCGCGGCGCTGGTACCCGCGCGTCTACTTCGCCAGCCCCGACAAGGACGGCGGCCACCGCGCGCTCGCGGACATCCTGGAGTCCATCGACGAGCTCCGCTACTACCGCGAGACCCTGTTCCCGGCGCAGCCCGGCCCCGACTCGGAGACGTCCCGCGCGGCGGCGACCCGGGTGAAGGAGACGTCGGTCACGAAGCAGGTGCCGAGCACGAATTGA
- a CDS encoding MarR family winged helix-turn-helix transcriptional regulator — MIRTPRVGDTDGPSMLDPRVMDPDQEIVRRAGLDDSEVDAVVRVLEGLHRWRETERRMSEASSSYMKLGETDMRALRFIIATQNHGRIATPGAVAAHLGISSASTTKMLDRLAAGGHVRRLAHPTDRRSVAIEVTEETRRTARESVGRAHARRFDVAARLEPRERVIVARFLEDLANTELAGAGLADAELTHGEVADGEVAGAERADGGS, encoded by the coding sequence GTGATCCGCACACCCCGGGTAGGAGACACCGACGGGCCGTCGATGCTCGACCCCCGCGTGATGGATCCCGACCAGGAGATCGTCCGGCGGGCCGGCCTCGACGACAGCGAGGTCGACGCGGTGGTCCGCGTCCTGGAGGGGCTCCATCGCTGGCGGGAGACCGAACGGCGGATGAGTGAGGCCTCGAGTAGCTACATGAAGCTCGGCGAGACCGACATGCGTGCCCTGCGCTTCATCATCGCCACTCAGAACCACGGGCGCATCGCGACACCGGGTGCGGTGGCCGCGCACCTGGGAATCTCCTCGGCCTCGACCACGAAGATGCTCGACCGGCTGGCCGCGGGCGGCCACGTCCGCCGGCTCGCCCATCCCACCGACCGGCGCAGCGTCGCGATCGAGGTGACCGAGGAGACCCGGCGTACCGCCCGGGAGTCGGTGGGCCGGGCGCACGCCCGGAGATTCGACGTCGCGGCCCGGCTGGAACCCCGGGAGCGGGTGATCGTCGCGCGCTTCCTGGAGGACCTCGCGAACACGGAACTCGCCGGCGCGGGACTCGCGGACGCGGAACTCACGCACGGTGAGGTCGCGGACGGCGAGGTCGCGGGTGCCGAACGTGCGGACGGCGGCTCGTAG
- the idi gene encoding isopentenyl-diphosphate Delta-isomerase: MVTEKVVLVDEDGTPTGTELKETVHSARTPLHLAFSCHVLDPAGQVLVTRRSLGKLTWPGVWTNSFCGHPQPDEPVADAVVRRAEDELGLRIREVRLVLPRFRYRAVDAAGVVENELCPVYEAITDDEPRPNPDEVAEARWSAPEALGVALRATPWAFSPWFVEQAREMRLYAGTGAGALQDEAAPR, from the coding sequence ATGGTGACGGAGAAGGTGGTCCTGGTGGACGAGGACGGGACTCCGACAGGAACGGAACTCAAGGAGACCGTGCACTCCGCCCGGACGCCCCTGCATCTGGCGTTCTCGTGTCACGTGCTCGATCCCGCGGGCCAGGTACTGGTCACCCGCCGTTCCCTGGGCAAACTCACGTGGCCCGGCGTGTGGACCAACTCGTTCTGCGGGCACCCGCAGCCGGACGAGCCGGTGGCGGACGCGGTGGTACGTCGTGCCGAGGACGAGCTCGGCCTGCGGATCCGCGAGGTCCGCCTGGTGCTCCCCCGGTTCCGGTACCGCGCGGTCGACGCCGCGGGCGTCGTGGAGAACGAGCTGTGCCCTGTCTACGAGGCGATCACCGACGACGAGCCGCGTCCGAACCCGGACGAGGTGGCGGAGGCCAGGTGGTCGGCACCGGAGGCGCTCGGCGTGGCGCTGCGTGCGACACCCTGGGCGTTCTCCCCCTGGTTCGTGGAGCAGGCGCGGGAGATGCGCCTCTACGCCGGCACCGGCGCCGGCGCCCTGCAGGACGAGGCGGCACCCCGATGA
- a CDS encoding polyprenyl synthetase family protein has translation MTEILTRDAVDVVLADFFESRIRRADPLAAHYALLWRRLARSSVGGKRLRPRLLLDTHRAFGAPHPEDAAVAGAAFELLHTALLLHDDVIDRDVSRRGQRNLPAEFAADAADAGLTPEAASSWGDASGILGGDLLLSATYALVARVRPVIRGELTELIDEHLFRAAAGEHDDVAFGLGTAPATSESVLRMMANKTAGYSFAAPLCAGAVLAEAGERAAAELEQVGLALGVLYQLRDDLLGVFGDSRTGKSTISDLRQGKRTLLVAFAEGHPEWTAVRHLWGDPELDEAGAGRLRAALTAAGAYAAMTELIETQRQEAVATIDRTTLPNGLRHELVGLATRLAERAA, from the coding sequence ATGACCGAGATCCTCACCCGGGACGCCGTCGACGTCGTGCTGGCCGATTTCTTCGAGAGCCGGATCAGGCGGGCGGACCCGCTCGCCGCGCACTACGCGCTGCTGTGGCGGCGCCTGGCGCGGTCGAGCGTCGGAGGCAAGCGCCTGCGACCGCGACTCCTGCTCGACACGCACCGGGCGTTCGGCGCGCCCCACCCCGAGGACGCCGCCGTGGCCGGGGCGGCCTTCGAACTGCTTCACACCGCGCTCCTGCTGCACGACGACGTGATCGACAGGGACGTGAGCCGCCGCGGTCAGCGCAACCTCCCGGCAGAGTTCGCGGCCGACGCCGCGGACGCGGGGCTGACCCCGGAGGCCGCGAGCTCCTGGGGCGACGCGTCCGGCATCCTCGGTGGCGATCTGCTGCTCAGCGCCACCTACGCGCTCGTCGCCAGGGTGCGGCCGGTGATCCGCGGCGAGCTGACCGAGCTCATCGACGAGCACCTCTTCCGCGCCGCCGCGGGGGAGCACGACGACGTGGCGTTCGGCCTCGGCACCGCGCCGGCGACGTCCGAGAGCGTCCTGCGGATGATGGCGAACAAGACGGCCGGGTACTCGTTCGCGGCCCCGCTGTGCGCGGGCGCCGTCCTGGCCGAGGCCGGCGAGCGAGCGGCGGCCGAGCTGGAGCAGGTGGGTCTCGCCCTGGGGGTGCTCTACCAGCTGCGCGACGACCTGCTCGGAGTGTTCGGCGACTCCAGGACCGGCAAGAGCACCATCAGCGACCTGCGCCAGGGCAAGCGGACCCTGCTCGTCGCGTTCGCCGAGGGGCACCCGGAGTGGACGGCGGTCCGCCACCTGTGGGGAGACCCGGAACTCGACGAGGCGGGCGCAGGACGGCTTCGGGCGGCGCTGACAGCCGCCGGCGCGTACGCTGCGATGACGGAGCTCATCGAGACCCAACGGCAGGAAGCGGTCGCGACGATCGACCGGACCACACTGCCCAACGGCCTCCGGCACGAGCTGGTCGGCCTCGCCACCAGGCTCGCGGAGCGTGCCGCATGA
- a CDS encoding phytoene/squalene synthase family protein — MNPSSSLALYSATAHTAAAQVITAYSTSFSLATRLLPPTVRGMIQDIYALVRVADEIVDGPAHEAGLAHAECRHTLDTLEAETLAALHGGFSANVVVHAFATTARTIGIDETLVGPFFASMRRDLDPVVSLSDDEYRTYVHGSAEVVGLMCLRAFLHGHPVPDGVRRRLEEGARRLGAAFQKINFLRDLGDDEDRLGRAYFPGTGPEPFDEARKTQIVADIDADLAAARAVVPLLPPGPRRATALAAALFAELNERLRRTPAATLRTRRVSVPAAVKARIVATVLAGTQTGRRWAA; from the coding sequence ATGAACCCGTCGTCCTCCCTCGCGCTCTACTCGGCCACCGCCCACACGGCGGCGGCCCAGGTCATCACCGCGTACTCGACGTCGTTCAGCCTGGCGACGCGCCTGCTGCCACCGACCGTGCGCGGCATGATCCAGGACATCTACGCCCTGGTGCGGGTGGCCGACGAGATCGTCGACGGCCCGGCGCACGAGGCCGGGCTCGCGCACGCGGAGTGCCGCCACACGCTCGACACGCTGGAGGCCGAGACGCTGGCGGCCCTGCACGGCGGGTTCAGCGCCAACGTCGTGGTGCACGCCTTCGCCACCACGGCTCGGACCATCGGTATCGACGAGACCCTCGTCGGCCCGTTCTTCGCGTCCATGCGCCGGGACCTCGACCCGGTGGTCTCGCTCAGCGACGACGAGTACCGCACCTACGTGCACGGGTCCGCCGAGGTCGTCGGCCTGATGTGCCTGCGCGCGTTCCTGCACGGCCATCCGGTCCCCGACGGTGTCCGCAGGCGACTGGAGGAAGGCGCGCGCCGGCTGGGCGCGGCGTTCCAGAAGATCAACTTCCTGCGCGACCTGGGCGACGACGAGGACCGCCTGGGCCGGGCCTACTTCCCCGGAACCGGCCCGGAGCCCTTCGACGAGGCGCGCAAGACGCAGATCGTCGCGGACATCGACGCCGACCTCGCGGCGGCTCGCGCCGTCGTCCCCCTGCTGCCCCCGGGCCCGCGCCGGGCGACCGCTCTGGCCGCCGCCCTGTTCGCCGAACTCAACGAACGGCTGCGACGCACTCCGGCGGCGACGCTGCGCACGCGACGCGTCTCCGTGCCGGCAGCGGTCAAGGCCCGCATCGTGGCGACGGTGCTCGCGGGTACCCAGACGGGCAGGCGATGGGCGGCATGA
- the crtI gene encoding phytoene desaturase family protein, with protein MGGMNHGANHGTVRGRRVAVIGGGMSGLATAALLAQEGAEVTLYEARDELGGRAGTWQREGFRFDTGPSWYLMPEVFEHFFRMLGTTADDELDLVRLDPSYRVYFEGTGEPFDLPATGARDALLGLDRASAERLAAYLDSAATTYGLATRHFLYSTFASLRPMLNREVVRGLPRLLRLLTEPLDRFAARHTTDDRVRRILGYPAVFLGTSPGSAPSMYHLMSHLDVTQGVLYPRGGFGAVVETMARLARRAGADLLTDHRVERIVVTDGAATGVEVTHAGRTRHVAADVVVSTADLHVTERRLLDAEHRSRSARWWRRRDPGPGAVLALLGVRGELPALAHHSLLFADDWDGGFDAIFGARRTVPNPASLYVCRPSATDDVAPPGHENLFVLIPVPADTTIGAGGTDGAGDTQVERTVDDAIAQIAEWTGTPDLAERVVVRRTIGPADFERDFGAFRGGALGPAHTLRQSALLRGSNASARVSGLVYAGATTIPGIGLPMCLISAELALKRLRGDVSAGPLPEPERKPRPAPEERTAEAEVP; from the coding sequence ATGGGCGGCATGAACCACGGCGCGAACCACGGCACGGTGCGCGGACGGCGGGTTGCGGTGATCGGCGGGGGCATGTCCGGCCTGGCGACGGCGGCCCTGCTCGCCCAGGAAGGCGCCGAGGTCACGCTCTACGAGGCACGCGACGAGCTCGGTGGCCGCGCGGGCACCTGGCAGCGGGAGGGCTTCCGGTTCGACACCGGCCCGTCCTGGTACCTCATGCCCGAGGTGTTCGAGCACTTCTTCCGCATGCTCGGCACCACGGCCGACGACGAGCTGGACCTCGTGCGGCTCGATCCCTCCTACCGGGTCTACTTCGAGGGCACCGGCGAACCCTTCGACCTGCCCGCCACCGGCGCGCGTGACGCGCTCCTCGGGCTCGACCGGGCGTCGGCCGAGCGGCTGGCCGCCTACCTCGACTCCGCGGCCACCACCTATGGCCTGGCCACCCGCCATTTCCTGTACTCGACCTTCGCCTCGCTCCGGCCGATGCTGAACCGGGAGGTGGTCCGCGGCCTCCCCCGCCTCCTGCGGCTGCTCACCGAGCCGCTGGACCGGTTCGCCGCCCGGCACACGACCGACGACCGGGTCCGGCGGATCCTCGGCTACCCCGCGGTCTTCCTCGGCACGTCGCCGGGTTCGGCACCCAGCATGTACCACCTGATGAGCCACCTGGACGTGACGCAGGGTGTGCTGTACCCGCGCGGCGGGTTCGGCGCCGTCGTCGAGACGATGGCGCGGCTCGCCCGCCGTGCCGGCGCGGACCTGCTCACGGACCACCGCGTGGAGCGGATCGTGGTGACCGACGGCGCCGCCACGGGTGTCGAGGTGACCCACGCGGGACGCACCCGGCACGTGGCGGCCGACGTCGTGGTCTCGACGGCCGACCTGCACGTGACCGAGCGGCGCCTGCTCGACGCCGAGCACCGCAGCCGGTCCGCCCGCTGGTGGCGGCGCCGGGATCCCGGCCCCGGCGCGGTCCTGGCCCTGCTCGGCGTGCGCGGCGAACTGCCCGCCCTGGCACACCACTCGCTGCTGTTCGCCGACGACTGGGACGGCGGGTTCGACGCGATCTTCGGCGCGCGACGCACCGTCCCGAACCCCGCGTCCCTCTACGTCTGCCGACCGAGCGCCACCGACGACGTGGCGCCACCCGGCCACGAGAACCTGTTCGTGCTGATCCCGGTGCCCGCCGACACCACCATCGGAGCCGGCGGGACGGACGGTGCGGGCGACACACAGGTGGAGCGCACCGTCGACGACGCGATCGCCCAGATCGCCGAGTGGACGGGCACACCGGACCTCGCGGAACGAGTGGTCGTGCGCCGTACCATCGGCCCCGCCGACTTCGAGCGCGACTTCGGCGCCTTCCGCGGCGGCGCCCTCGGCCCCGCGCACACGCTGCGGCAGAGCGCGCTCCTGCGCGGCTCGAACGCCTCGGCGCGCGTGTCCGGCCTGGTGTACGCGGGCGCGACGACCATCCCGGGAATCGGGCTACCCATGTGTCTCATCAGCGCGGAGCTGGCGCTCAAGCGCCTGCGCGGCGACGTGAGCGCGGGGCCCCTGCCCGAGCCGGAGCGAAAGCCCCGGCCGGCCCCGGAAGAACGCACCGCGGAGGCGGAGGTGCCATGA
- a CDS encoding lycopene cyclase domain-containing protein translates to MSVAYLAVLLVSAGFVLLVDARFRLFCWRAPARAVAVLLLGTAFFLAWDLAGIAFGVFLHGDAPYMTGAMLAPELPLEELVFLLFLCELTMVLVLGAGRLLQQVEARTEARREDLAG, encoded by the coding sequence ATGAGCGTCGCCTACCTGGCCGTCCTGCTGGTCAGCGCGGGCTTCGTGCTGCTCGTCGACGCGAGGTTCCGTCTGTTCTGCTGGCGCGCCCCGGCGCGAGCGGTCGCCGTGCTCCTGCTGGGCACCGCGTTCTTCCTCGCCTGGGACCTGGCGGGCATCGCGTTCGGCGTGTTCCTCCACGGCGACGCCCCGTACATGACCGGCGCCATGCTGGCCCCGGAGCTACCGCTGGAGGAACTCGTGTTCCTCCTGTTCCTGTGCGAGCTCACGATGGTCCTCGTCCTGGGGGCGGGCCGGCTGCTCCAGCAGGTGGAGGCACGGACCGAGGCACGGCGGGAGGACCTCGCGGGATGA
- a CDS encoding lycopene cyclase domain-containing protein, with protein MTYLVLSVLFLGVATGVSAVVSWATGRRTPWRPAALAAVALLVLTAVFDNLMIAAGLFAYSDAQISGLRVGLAPVEDFAYPVAAVILLPALWSLLGGDDDR; from the coding sequence ATGACCTACCTCGTGCTCTCCGTCCTCTTCCTGGGCGTGGCGACGGGAGTGTCGGCCGTGGTGAGCTGGGCCACGGGCCGCCGGACACCCTGGCGGCCCGCCGCCCTCGCCGCCGTCGCGCTCCTGGTCCTGACCGCCGTGTTCGACAACCTGATGATCGCCGCGGGCCTGTTCGCCTACTCCGACGCGCAGATCTCGGGGCTGCGGGTCGGGCTCGCACCCGTGGAGGACTTCGCGTACCCGGTGGCCGCCGTCATCCTCCTGCCGGCGCTCTGGTCGCTGCTGGGAGGCGACGATGATCGCTGA